Proteins from a single region of Helicobacter pylori:
- the hslV gene encoding ATP-dependent protease subunit HslV encodes MFEATTILGYRGELNHKKFALIGGDGQVTLGNCVVKANATKIRSLYHNQVLSGFAGSTADAFSLFDMFERILESKKGDLFKSVVDFSKEWRKDKYLRRLEAMMIVLNLDHIFILSGTGDVLEAEDNKIAAIGSGGNYALSAARALDNFAHLEPRKLVEESLKIAGDLCIYTNTNIKILEL; translated from the coding sequence ATGTTTGAAGCGACAACGATTTTAGGCTATAGAGGGGAATTGAATCATAAAAAGTTCGCGCTCATTGGAGGCGATGGGCAGGTAACTTTGGGTAATTGCGTAGTCAAAGCCAATGCGACAAAAATCAGAAGCTTGTATCACAACCAGGTTTTAAGCGGGTTTGCCGGAAGCACCGCGGACGCTTTTAGTTTGTTTGATATGTTTGAACGCATATTGGAGAGCAAAAAAGGGGATTTGTTTAAAAGCGTGGTGGATTTCAGTAAGGAATGGCGCAAAGACAAGTATTTACGCCGACTGGAAGCGATGATGATCGTTTTAAATTTGGATCACATTTTTATTTTGAGCGGCACAGGCGATGTTTTAGAAGCCGAAGACAATAAGATCGCTGCTATTGGGAGTGGGGGGAATTACGCCTTAAGCGCGGCTAGGGCTTTAGATAACTTCGCTCATTTAGAGCCTAGAAAACTTGTAGAAGAGTCCTTAAAAATCGCAGGGGATCTTTGTATTTACACCAACACGAATATTAAAATTTTGGAGCTTTAA
- the rplI gene encoding 50S ribosomal protein L9, with the protein MKVLLLEDVKNLGKAGEVCEVKDGYGNNFLIANQKAKLATNEVINKYKAEVKKKAEKEALEKAQKLQMVETLQTITLTIHKKVGANGSLFGAITKEEITERLKEQHASLDLDKKDIELKHPIKSTGIYEIEVKLGSGIAGAFKIDVVAE; encoded by the coding sequence ATGAAAGTTCTATTATTAGAAGATGTGAAAAATTTAGGCAAAGCGGGTGAAGTGTGTGAGGTTAAAGATGGCTATGGGAATAACTTTTTAATCGCTAACCAAAAAGCCAAACTCGCCACTAACGAAGTGATCAACAAATACAAAGCCGAAGTCAAAAAGAAAGCGGAAAAAGAAGCCCTAGAAAAGGCACAAAAATTGCAAATGGTAGAAACTTTACAGACCATCACGCTGACTATCCATAAAAAAGTCGGCGCGAACGGCTCTTTATTTGGAGCGATCACTAAAGAAGAAATCACGGAGCGTTTGAAAGAACAGCATGCGAGTTTAGATTTAGATAAAAAAGACATTGAGCTCAAACACCCGATTAAAAGCACAGGGATTTATGAGATTGAAGTCAAACTTGGATCGGGGATTGCGGGCGCATTTAAAATTGATGTGGTGGCTGAGTAG